In a genomic window of Chaetodon auriga isolate fChaAug3 chromosome 1, fChaAug3.hap1, whole genome shotgun sequence:
- the btbd10b gene encoding BTB/POZ domain-containing protein 10 isoform X1: protein MAARLQSYDSNSSDTENWERKATSRPRKLCKHSSSQARASRVEAEQRKMSLHGASGGCDRSRDRRRSSDRSRDSSHEREGQLTPCIRNVTSPTRQHNSDRDRDGGPSSRPSSPRPQRVSPSGSSSSGVVSSRNSSLSSTEGTFKSLGVGEMVFVYENPKEGGASATVGNRNIRTSERVTLIVDNTRFVVDPSIFTAQPNTMLGRMFGSGREHNFTRPNEKGEYEVAEGISSTVFRAILDYYKSGIIRCPDGISIPELREACDYLCISFDYSTIKCRDLSALMHELSNDGARRQFEFYLEEMVLPLMVASAQSGERECHIVVLTDDDVVDWDEEYPPQMGEEYSQIIYSTKLYRFFKYIENRDVAKSVLKERGLKKIRLGIEGYPTYKEKVKKRPGGRPEVIYNYVQRPFIRMSWEKEEGKSRHVDFQCVKSKSITNLAAAAADIPQDQLVVMHPGPQVDELDILPNHPPSGNHYSNNYSNEPDPDAPSPAV from the exons ATGGCAGCGCGTCTGCAGTCATATGACAGTAACTCCAGTGACACCGAAAACTGGGAACGAAAAGCAACAAGCCGACCTCGCAAACTCTGCAAGCATTCGAG CAGTCAGGCCCGAGCATCTCGAGTGGAGGCCGAACAGAGGAAGATGAGCCTGCATGGTGCCAGTGGAGGCTGTGACCGCTCACGTGACCGCCGCCGCTCCAGCGATCGCTCCAGGGACTCCTCACATGAGAGAGAAGGCCAGCTCACCCCCTGCATTCGCAACGTCACCTCACCCACCCGCCAACACAACAGCG ACCGAGATCGAGATGGTGGCCCATCATCAAGGCCCAGTAGTCCACGCCCTCAGAGAGTCTCTCCCAGCGGCTCTAGCAGCAGTGGGGTGGTAAGCAGTCGTAACAGCAGCCTATCCAGTACTGAAGGCACCTTCAAAAGCTTGGGGGTTGGAGAAATGGTCTTTGTCTATGAGAATCCCAAGGAGGGAGGAGCGAGTGCCACTGTCGGAAACCGAAACATTAGGACCTCAGAAAGAGTCACCCTGATTGTTGACAACACACGCTTTGTAGTAGATCCCTCCATCTTCACTGCACAACCCAATACCATGTTGGGCAG AATGTTTGGATCTGGAAGAGAACATAATTTCACACGGCCCAATGAGAAGGGGGAGTACGAGGTGGCTGAAGGCATTAGCTCAACAGTTTTTCGAGCAATTCTG GATTACTACAAATCTGGGATAATCCGCTGTCCTGATGGAATCTCCATCCCTGAGCTGCGGGAGGCGTGTGACTATCTATGCATCTCCTTCGACTACAGCACCATCAAATGCAGAGACCTTA GTGCCCTGATGCATGAGCTGTCCAATGACGGAGCTCGGCGACAATTTGAGTTTTATCTGGAGGAAATGGTTCTGCCTTTGATGGTGGCCAGTGCCCAAAGTGGAGAGAGGGAATGTCACATTGTAGTTCTTACTGATGATGATGTAGTTGACTGGGATGAAGAATATCCACCACAAATGGGAGAAGAGTATTCACAGA TCATCTACAGCACAAAACTGTACAGATTTTTCAAGTATATTGAGAACCGAGATGTTGCCAAATCAGTTTTAAAGGAGAGAGGATTAAAGAAAATACGGCTGGGCATTGAAG GCTACCCTACATATAAAGAGAAAGTTAAAAAACGACCAGGGGGTCGTCCAGAGGTGATTTACAACTACGTCCAGAGGCCCTTCATCCGCATGTCCTGGGAAAAGGAAGAGGGTAAAAGTCGCCATGTGGACTTCCAGTGTGTCAAATCCAAGTCCATCACTAACctggcggcagcagcagcagacatccCCCAGGACCAGCTGGTGGTGATGCACCCTGGTCCCCAAGTGGATGAACTGGACATCCTGCCTAATCACCCACCTAGTGGGAATCACTACAGCAACAACTACAGCAACGAGCCTGACCCTGATGCACCTTCACCTGCTGTCTGA
- the btbd10b gene encoding BTB/POZ domain-containing protein 10 isoform X2: MSLHGASGGCDRSRDRRRSSDRSRDSSHEREGQLTPCIRNVTSPTRQHNSDRDRDGGPSSRPSSPRPQRVSPSGSSSSGVVSSRNSSLSSTEGTFKSLGVGEMVFVYENPKEGGASATVGNRNIRTSERVTLIVDNTRFVVDPSIFTAQPNTMLGRMFGSGREHNFTRPNEKGEYEVAEGISSTVFRAILDYYKSGIIRCPDGISIPELREACDYLCISFDYSTIKCRDLSALMHELSNDGARRQFEFYLEEMVLPLMVASAQSGERECHIVVLTDDDVVDWDEEYPPQMGEEYSQIIYSTKLYRFFKYIENRDVAKSVLKERGLKKIRLGIEGYPTYKEKVKKRPGGRPEVIYNYVQRPFIRMSWEKEEGKSRHVDFQCVKSKSITNLAAAAADIPQDQLVVMHPGPQVDELDILPNHPPSGNHYSNNYSNEPDPDAPSPAV; this comes from the exons ATGAGCCTGCATGGTGCCAGTGGAGGCTGTGACCGCTCACGTGACCGCCGCCGCTCCAGCGATCGCTCCAGGGACTCCTCACATGAGAGAGAAGGCCAGCTCACCCCCTGCATTCGCAACGTCACCTCACCCACCCGCCAACACAACAGCG ACCGAGATCGAGATGGTGGCCCATCATCAAGGCCCAGTAGTCCACGCCCTCAGAGAGTCTCTCCCAGCGGCTCTAGCAGCAGTGGGGTGGTAAGCAGTCGTAACAGCAGCCTATCCAGTACTGAAGGCACCTTCAAAAGCTTGGGGGTTGGAGAAATGGTCTTTGTCTATGAGAATCCCAAGGAGGGAGGAGCGAGTGCCACTGTCGGAAACCGAAACATTAGGACCTCAGAAAGAGTCACCCTGATTGTTGACAACACACGCTTTGTAGTAGATCCCTCCATCTTCACTGCACAACCCAATACCATGTTGGGCAG AATGTTTGGATCTGGAAGAGAACATAATTTCACACGGCCCAATGAGAAGGGGGAGTACGAGGTGGCTGAAGGCATTAGCTCAACAGTTTTTCGAGCAATTCTG GATTACTACAAATCTGGGATAATCCGCTGTCCTGATGGAATCTCCATCCCTGAGCTGCGGGAGGCGTGTGACTATCTATGCATCTCCTTCGACTACAGCACCATCAAATGCAGAGACCTTA GTGCCCTGATGCATGAGCTGTCCAATGACGGAGCTCGGCGACAATTTGAGTTTTATCTGGAGGAAATGGTTCTGCCTTTGATGGTGGCCAGTGCCCAAAGTGGAGAGAGGGAATGTCACATTGTAGTTCTTACTGATGATGATGTAGTTGACTGGGATGAAGAATATCCACCACAAATGGGAGAAGAGTATTCACAGA TCATCTACAGCACAAAACTGTACAGATTTTTCAAGTATATTGAGAACCGAGATGTTGCCAAATCAGTTTTAAAGGAGAGAGGATTAAAGAAAATACGGCTGGGCATTGAAG GCTACCCTACATATAAAGAGAAAGTTAAAAAACGACCAGGGGGTCGTCCAGAGGTGATTTACAACTACGTCCAGAGGCCCTTCATCCGCATGTCCTGGGAAAAGGAAGAGGGTAAAAGTCGCCATGTGGACTTCCAGTGTGTCAAATCCAAGTCCATCACTAACctggcggcagcagcagcagacatccCCCAGGACCAGCTGGTGGTGATGCACCCTGGTCCCCAAGTGGATGAACTGGACATCCTGCCTAATCACCCACCTAGTGGGAATCACTACAGCAACAACTACAGCAACGAGCCTGACCCTGATGCACCTTCACCTGCTGTCTGA